A region of Deltaproteobacteria bacterium DNA encodes the following proteins:
- a CDS encoding DUF1318 domain-containing protein: MRGLRKTLWVGFGCSLVFLFACVTINIYFPAEEVRSVAGEIVHDIRGKGVGEEKAPQQDDKSSRLLQNLLAFAAPKAWAGEVTAVSNPTIRALKEKMKKRFNRMKPYYAKGMLKEGDDGYVSLGSLEGLGLKEKRDLKSLVNAENQDRKALYSEVAKAMNIDPGQIGKVAEIFAKEWKKSLK; this comes from the coding sequence ATGAGAGGTTTGAGAAAAACCCTGTGGGTCGGATTCGGTTGTTCCCTGGTCTTTCTTTTTGCCTGCGTGACCATCAACATCTATTTTCCGGCGGAAGAAGTCCGTTCCGTTGCAGGAGAAATCGTCCACGACATCCGTGGAAAGGGCGTAGGAGAAGAGAAGGCGCCCCAACAAGATGACAAGAGTTCCCGTCTGCTCCAAAACCTTTTGGCCTTCGCAGCCCCCAAAGCCTGGGCCGGTGAAGTGACGGCGGTCTCCAATCCCACCATTCGGGCTCTCAAGGAAAAGATGAAGAAACGCTTCAACCGGATGAAACCTTACTACGCCAAGGGTATGCTCAAGGAGGGAGACGACGGATACGTTTCCCTGGGAAGCCTGGAGGGGCTCGGCCTGAAGGAGAAGAGGGATCTGAAGAGCCTGGTGAATGCTGAAAACCAGGACCGAAAGGCCCTGTACAGCGAAGTGGCCAAGGCCATGAATATCGATCCCGGACAAATCGGCAAGGTTGCCGAGATATTCGCAAAGGAATGGAAAAAATCCCTGAAGTAG
- a CDS encoding GAF and ANTAR domain-containing protein yields the protein MEKITPSSYEKYVKALMDISQAITSDLYLEDILKLIVMVTAKVTGVEICSLWLIEETETPKKIRLKATQALDPEYVKDRSLNMNEGVVGYVATHNKPLVLKNVLEEPLFKEKDMAKKLGLVSMLSVPLRVKEQGVIGVLNCFTAEPHDFSETEIHLITTVANQAAIAIENTRLLVKTKVIEEELITRKKIERAKEILMVKKNIPADKAFRWIQKKSMDTRKSMREIAEAIIISQDL from the coding sequence ATGGAGAAGATAACGCCCAGCAGTTACGAAAAATACGTCAAGGCCCTCATGGACATCAGCCAGGCCATTACCTCCGATCTCTACCTGGAGGATATCCTGAAGCTCATTGTCATGGTCACGGCCAAGGTGACGGGTGTGGAAATCTGCTCCTTGTGGCTCATCGAGGAAACCGAGACTCCCAAGAAGATCCGCCTAAAGGCGACTCAGGCCCTTGACCCTGAGTACGTCAAGGACCGCTCCCTCAACATGAACGAGGGAGTAGTGGGTTACGTGGCCACCCACAACAAGCCCCTCGTTCTCAAGAACGTCCTGGAAGAGCCCCTCTTCAAGGAAAAGGACATGGCGAAGAAACTGGGACTGGTCTCCATGTTGAGTGTCCCCCTGAGGGTGAAAGAACAAGGGGTCATAGGGGTACTCAACTGCTTCACCGCAGAACCCCACGATTTTTCCGAGACCGAGATCCACCTCATCACCACGGTGGCCAACCAGGCGGCCATCGCTATAGAAAACACCCGTCTACTCGTCAAGACCAAGGTCATCGAAGAGGAATTGATCACCCGCAAAAAAATCGAAAGGGCGAAGGAAATCCTCATGGTCAAGAAGAATATTCCCGCCGACAAGGCCTTCCGGTGGATCCAGAAAAAGAGCATGGACACCCGCAAGTCCATGCGGGAGATTGCCGAGGCCATCATCATCTCCCAGGACCTCTAA